A DNA window from Candidatus Zixiibacteriota bacterium contains the following coding sequences:
- a CDS encoding PorV/PorQ family protein gives MRAYGILGLVAVVAVIPAAVQAGDSGRIGTSGALELLIPTGARGVSMGGSVMAEPGGTEAWFWNPAGAAAIAGNELGFSHRQYIADITLSHLAFAHNAGSAGVIGLSAKVLSAGDEEIYTTHQPDGTGETFSTSFVTVGASYARSLTDQVSLGINGQFVAEKIYNETAQGVAFDVGFVYRSPWKGMTFGIVVKNFGPKMSFDGPDFDVPLNSGNGSTTDGRTQSASFELPSFVQFGFAWDAWHRNNQQWRLTGAFQSNNFSEDEFRLGTEWGVSDQLFLRGGYTTAATDEYLYGFSAGVGLRLPLGTTQTRIDYAWADAGVFDNNHLFTVTFAF, from the coding sequence ATGCGTGCATACGGGATACTGGGACTGGTCGCGGTGGTGGCCGTCATTCCCGCGGCGGTCCAAGCGGGCGACTCGGGTCGCATCGGGACCAGCGGCGCCCTGGAACTGCTCATTCCCACGGGGGCACGGGGTGTGTCGATGGGCGGTTCGGTCATGGCCGAGCCGGGAGGAACCGAGGCGTGGTTCTGGAATCCGGCCGGAGCGGCGGCGATTGCCGGAAACGAGCTGGGATTCTCACACCGTCAGTACATCGCCGACATCACGCTCTCCCATCTGGCGTTCGCTCACAACGCCGGATCGGCGGGCGTGATCGGCCTGTCGGCCAAAGTGTTGTCCGCCGGGGACGAGGAGATATACACGACGCATCAGCCGGATGGAACCGGTGAGACATTCTCAACGTCATTCGTGACCGTCGGCGCCTCCTATGCCCGCTCGTTGACCGACCAGGTGTCGCTCGGCATCAATGGCCAGTTCGTCGCTGAGAAGATCTACAACGAGACCGCCCAGGGGGTGGCCTTCGACGTCGGCTTCGTCTATCGTTCCCCGTGGAAGGGGATGACCTTCGGCATCGTCGTCAAGAACTTCGGCCCCAAGATGTCGTTCGACGGCCCCGACTTTGACGTGCCGCTCAACAGCGGTAATGGCTCCACGACCGACGGTCGCACCCAGTCGGCGTCGTTTGAACTTCCGTCGTTCGTCCAATTCGGATTCGCTTGGGACGCCTGGCATCGCAACAACCAGCAATGGCGGCTGACCGGCGCGTTCCAGTCGAACAACTTTTCCGAGGACGAGTTCCGACTGGGCACGGAGTGGGGCGTGTCCGACCAGTTGTTTCTCCGCGGTGGGTACACGACGGCCGCGACCGACGAGTATCTCTATGGGTTTTCGGCGGGTGTGGGGCTGCGACTCCCGCTCGGGACGACGCAGACGCGCATTGATTACGCTTGGGCGGACGCCGGGGTATTCGACAACAACCACTTGTTCACGGTGACTTTTGCGTTTTGA
- a CDS encoding ABC transporter substrate-binding protein: MLIRRFKRSGTNLDVSGRVRVLRATWVALLVFAAMAQPTLSQTSPGTVRIAVVKSLDLPEYNLALEGFISKLTETGHEAVTLPFVLARDDSGASANWRDVRNARPDLILALGTRAARGAAEHPTDIPTVYSMVLAPPGVAPDASPPEFKNLTGATLNIPLEMQLKEIIHVFPSVRRIGVISDPSRTGPVVEKIRTLVTQRGLTLVVAWANSEQVIPDAVRRLRDSIDVLWMIPDETVLTPRSSRYIIFELIKAGVPVMGLSSAYVKAGALLALECDYTDIGRQAGELAIRVLAGQPPGRLPHTAPRTFVRALNLKVREHMRIPMDERVVEDSNVVVF; this comes from the coding sequence GTGCTGATCCGTCGGTTCAAAAGATCGGGCACGAACCTGGACGTCTCTGGCCGGGTGCGGGTGCTTCGAGCCACGTGGGTCGCGCTATTGGTCTTCGCGGCCATGGCGCAGCCGACGCTATCCCAAACATCACCCGGGACAGTCCGCATCGCCGTCGTCAAGAGCCTCGACCTCCCGGAGTACAATCTCGCCCTCGAAGGATTCATCAGCAAGCTCACGGAAACGGGACACGAGGCAGTCACGCTGCCCTTCGTGCTGGCGCGCGACGATTCCGGTGCGAGCGCCAATTGGCGTGACGTCCGCAATGCCCGTCCCGATTTGATCCTGGCACTCGGCACGCGCGCCGCGCGGGGGGCCGCTGAGCACCCCACCGACATCCCCACCGTCTACTCCATGGTGCTTGCGCCGCCGGGCGTCGCACCGGACGCTTCGCCGCCGGAATTCAAGAACCTGACCGGCGCCACGCTCAACATCCCGCTGGAAATGCAATTGAAAGAGATCATCCACGTGTTCCCATCCGTGCGTCGCATCGGCGTGATTTCCGACCCGTCCCGGACGGGGCCGGTCGTGGAGAAGATCCGCACGTTAGTGACGCAACGTGGACTTACGCTGGTCGTCGCCTGGGCGAATTCGGAGCAGGTCATTCCCGATGCCGTGCGTCGCTTGCGGGACTCGATCGACGTCCTCTGGATGATCCCCGATGAGACCGTCCTGACACCGCGCTCCTCTCGCTACATCATATTCGAGTTGATCAAGGCCGGCGTGCCGGTGATGGGCCTGTCGTCGGCCTACGTCAAGGCCGGTGCCCTCCTGGCGCTGGAATGTGACTACACGGACATTGGCCGTCAGGCCGGGGAATTGGCGATTCGCGTCCTCGCCGGACAGCCTCCCGGACGGCTGCCGCACACGGCACCGAGGACCTTTGTCCGGGCCCTCAATCTCAAGGTCCGGGAGCACATGCGCATCCCGATGGACGAACGTGTTGTCGAAGACTCCAACGTCGTGGTTTTCTGA
- a CDS encoding ATP-binding protein, producing MRIGIQQKSIAAISVLMAILAFSLMSMSLYHGSRAIRAELMMRGNISTKNLAYNATYATLIGDTAAVAALLDGIMAEKEVLYARVIEPNGTVLAQRVCGVSKTGAADSTSTPPMPNVNDVSDNDGCATVSFQTPIVVRNQTGDEPSSDIGLYDVAGTEGGAPTVIAYAQIGMTTHFVEETIGAMRRNMAWITLVIVLLAVLGTSILVRLSIHPINELVGATERVAGGDYDCKVVEGRRDEIGDLASSFNKMTADLKASREALVRKDLLEALVVELKETQQQLIQAGKMAAIGQLAAGVAHEINNPLAGIMGYAQLAGEHMRAKQTAGIPPGEVPKFIAYIDNMERQTLRCKQIVQNLLRFARTSAHEEIAPLDCNEIVGETLSFLAHQMDTRDITVDVRLAEKLPRVLGHPGKMQQIFTNILINAVQAIKGEGRITVTTELADGQVRTHITDTGEGIPSDNMDKIFEPFFTTKEIGKGTGLGLSVTYGLVKDMGGNISVDSTVGVGTTFTVSFPPTSEEATSPNIEIPDTMTQPATSESWVAADNKHE from the coding sequence ATGCGAATCGGCATCCAACAGAAGTCCATCGCCGCCATCTCGGTCCTGATGGCGATCCTGGCCTTTTCGTTGATGTCGATGTCACTGTACCACGGCAGCCGCGCCATACGGGCCGAACTGATGATGCGCGGCAATATCTCGACCAAGAACCTCGCATACAATGCTACCTATGCCACCTTGATTGGGGACACGGCCGCGGTGGCGGCCCTCCTGGATGGCATCATGGCGGAGAAGGAGGTCCTGTACGCCCGTGTCATCGAGCCGAACGGAACCGTATTGGCGCAACGCGTTTGTGGCGTCTCAAAGACAGGCGCCGCCGATTCGACGTCGACGCCCCCCATGCCGAACGTGAACGACGTGTCCGACAACGATGGCTGCGCCACCGTGAGCTTTCAGACGCCGATTGTCGTCCGGAACCAGACGGGCGACGAGCCCAGCAGCGACATTGGCCTGTACGATGTCGCGGGGACCGAGGGGGGCGCTCCCACCGTGATCGCCTACGCCCAGATCGGCATGACCACGCACTTCGTGGAAGAAACCATCGGCGCCATGCGCCGCAACATGGCGTGGATCACGCTGGTGATCGTGTTGTTGGCGGTCCTGGGGACGTCCATTCTCGTGCGCCTCAGTATCCACCCCATCAACGAGTTGGTGGGCGCCACGGAGCGCGTCGCCGGCGGCGACTACGACTGCAAAGTCGTCGAAGGACGGCGCGACGAGATCGGCGACCTGGCTTCCTCCTTTAACAAGATGACCGCCGATCTGAAAGCGTCCCGGGAAGCGCTGGTCCGGAAAGACCTGTTGGAGGCGCTTGTCGTCGAACTCAAGGAAACGCAACAGCAACTGATTCAGGCGGGAAAGATGGCCGCCATCGGTCAACTGGCGGCGGGCGTCGCTCATGAAATCAACAATCCCCTGGCCGGAATCATGGGATACGCGCAACTGGCGGGCGAGCACATGCGCGCCAAGCAGACCGCCGGCATCCCGCCGGGCGAGGTGCCCAAGTTCATTGCCTACATCGACAACATGGAACGCCAGACGCTGCGGTGCAAGCAGATCGTGCAAAACCTCCTCCGCTTCGCCCGCACCAGCGCCCACGAGGAAATCGCGCCCCTCGACTGCAACGAGATCGTCGGCGAGACCCTCTCATTCCTGGCCCACCAGATGGACACACGCGACATCACCGTGGATGTCCGCCTGGCCGAGAAACTGCCGCGCGTCCTGGGTCACCCCGGCAAGATGCAGCAGATCTTCACCAACATTCTGATCAACGCCGTCCAGGCGATCAAGGGCGAGGGCCGGATCACGGTCACGACAGAATTGGCCGATGGTCAGGTACGAACCCACATCACCGACACCGGCGAGGGGATTCCCTCCGACAACATGGACAAGATCTTCGAGCCGTTCTTCACGACCAAGGAAATCGGCAAGGGGACCGGCCTGGGGCTCTCGGTCACCTATGGCCTGGTCAAGGACATGGGGGGCAACATCAGCGTGGACAGCACCGTCGGCGTGGGAACCACGTTCACGGTCTCGTTCCCGCCGACGTCGGAAGAAGCAACGTCGCCAAACATCGAAATCCCGGACACGATGACGCAACCTGCGACCAGCGAGTCTTGGGTGGCCGCCGACAACAAACATGAATGA
- a CDS encoding response regulator yields the protein MNESTKPLSPGPPAAILIVDDEPPLRDILAQLLSGYHVATADNGRSAVDMLKQAHYALVITDLMMPQVDGFTVLRTAKQIDATTEVLVITGYPSAENERRCREMGCFDVVAKPFSMAAVRDRVDRCLNKKQRSARPA from the coding sequence ATGAATGAATCGACCAAACCCTTATCGCCCGGTCCGCCGGCGGCGATCCTGATCGTGGACGATGAGCCACCCCTGCGCGACATCCTCGCGCAACTGCTGTCGGGCTACCATGTCGCCACGGCCGACAATGGTCGCTCCGCCGTGGACATGCTCAAGCAGGCGCACTACGCCCTCGTCATCACCGACCTGATGATGCCGCAGGTCGACGGATTCACCGTGCTGCGCACCGCCAAACAGATCGACGCCACGACCGAAGTGTTGGTCATCACCGGGTATCCCTCGGCCGAGAATGAACGCCGATGCCGCGAGATGGGGTGTTTCGATGTGGTGGCCAAGCCATTCTCAATGGCCGCGGTCCGCGACCGCGTCGACCGATGCCTCAACAAGAAGCAGAGATCGGCACGCCCCGCCTGA